A genomic region of Thunnus albacares chromosome 4, fThuAlb1.1, whole genome shotgun sequence contains the following coding sequences:
- the sp7 gene encoding transcription factor Sp7 isoform X1, producing the protein MAASILEVGNVIEDARYGSSPLAMLTATCNKFGSTSPVRDSATPGKTGSTTPVKKPYNMTSDLQTAKNGRTADGSGLADSYTGSFTTAGGGGGGGLLTPTGSPPPSAGGYTTEYNPFSHSFQTSVSQDPSLLVSKAHATADCLTSVYTSLDMTHPYGSWYKAGIHPGITAAPANATSSWWDVHPNSNWLSATQPQADGGLQASLQPVAPQASLSPQLPSYSTDFTPLNPAPYPSVGLGSSSHLLQPSQHMLPQDMYKPKPVPSAGLIESPMGLKPARGSGGYSGGGAPTRSSCDCPNCQELERLGASAASLRKKPVHSCHIPGCGKVYGKASHLKAHLRWHTGERPFVCNWLFCGKRFTRSDELERHVRTHTREKKFTCLLCNKRFTRSDHLSKHQKTHADSALQGKAVAVEGDTDPRSEETAELNTSAVPTNAVADPITNGDEKTGTPNGVENSSGLLEI; encoded by the coding sequence gaaGACGCACGCTATGGCTCCAGTCCTCTGGCTATGTTAACTGCTACCTGTAACAAGTTTGGAAGCACCAGCCCAGTCAGGGATTCAGCTACACCCGGTAAGACCGGCAGCACCACTCCAGTAAAGAAGCCCTACaacatgacctctgaccttcagaCAGCTAAAAACGGACGGACCGCAGACGGCAGTGGCCTGGCGGACTCCTACACTGGCTCCTTCAccacagctggaggaggaggaggtggcggGCTGCTCACCCCCACTGGAAGCCCCCCTCCTTCAGCCGGAGGCTACACTACAGAATATAACCCTTTCTCCCACTCCTTCCAGACCTCTGTCTCCCAGGACCCGTCTCTTTTAGTGTCCAAGGCCCACGCTACGGCAGACTGCCTCACCAGTGTCTATACCTCGCTGGATATGACGCACCCTTACGGCTCCTGGTATAAAGCCGGTATCCATCCTGGCATTACTGCTGCCCCAGCTAATGCCACATCCTCCTGGTGGGATGTCCACCCCAACTCCAACTGGCTGTCAGCAACCCAGCCCCAGGCAGATGGAGGTCTCCAGGCCTCCCTGCAGCCTGTGGCGCCACAGGCTTCCCTTAGCCCACAGCTGCCCAGTTACAGCACCGATTTTACGCCTCTAAACCCAGCTCCTTACCCCTCTGTGGGACTGggctcctcctctcacctcctccAGCCCTCTCAGCACATGCTGCCCCAGGACATGTACAAGCCCAAGCCTGTGCCAAGTGCAGGGCTGATTGAGAGTCCCATGGGCCTAAAGCCTGCAAGGGGATCAGGGGGCTACAGCGGAGGGGGAGCACCCACCAGGTCTTCATGTGACTGCCCCAACTGCCAGGAGCTGGAGAGGCTGGGGGCCTCAGCCGCATCCCTGAGGAAGAAGCCAGTCCACAGCTGCCACATCCCAGGCTGTGGGAAGGTCTACGGCAAGGCCTCCCACCTCAAAGCCCACCTGCGCTGGCACACTGGCGAGAGGCCCTTTGTGTGCAACTGGCTGTTCTGCGGGAAGCGTTTCACCCGCTCGGACGAACTGGAGAGGCACGTGCGCACCCACACACGGGAGAAGAAGTTCACCTGTCTACTGTGCAACAAGCGTTTCACGCGCAGCGACCACCTCTCAAAGCACCAGAAGACCCACGCAGATTCTGCATTGCAAGGAAAAGCTGTAGCTGTGGAGGGAGACACAGATCCCCGGAGTGAAGAGACTGCAGAGCTCAACACCAGCGCTGTGCCCACCAATGCTGTCGCTGACCCAATCACCAACGGAGATGAGAAGACTGGCACACCTAATGGAGTGGAGAACAGCAGCGGACTGTTGGAGATCTGA
- the sp7 gene encoding transcription factor Sp7 isoform X2: MAASILEEDARYGSSPLAMLTATCNKFGSTSPVRDSATPGKTGSTTPVKKPYNMTSDLQTAKNGRTADGSGLADSYTGSFTTAGGGGGGGLLTPTGSPPPSAGGYTTEYNPFSHSFQTSVSQDPSLLVSKAHATADCLTSVYTSLDMTHPYGSWYKAGIHPGITAAPANATSSWWDVHPNSNWLSATQPQADGGLQASLQPVAPQASLSPQLPSYSTDFTPLNPAPYPSVGLGSSSHLLQPSQHMLPQDMYKPKPVPSAGLIESPMGLKPARGSGGYSGGGAPTRSSCDCPNCQELERLGASAASLRKKPVHSCHIPGCGKVYGKASHLKAHLRWHTGERPFVCNWLFCGKRFTRSDELERHVRTHTREKKFTCLLCNKRFTRSDHLSKHQKTHADSALQGKAVAVEGDTDPRSEETAELNTSAVPTNAVADPITNGDEKTGTPNGVENSSGLLEI; the protein is encoded by the coding sequence gaaGACGCACGCTATGGCTCCAGTCCTCTGGCTATGTTAACTGCTACCTGTAACAAGTTTGGAAGCACCAGCCCAGTCAGGGATTCAGCTACACCCGGTAAGACCGGCAGCACCACTCCAGTAAAGAAGCCCTACaacatgacctctgaccttcagaCAGCTAAAAACGGACGGACCGCAGACGGCAGTGGCCTGGCGGACTCCTACACTGGCTCCTTCAccacagctggaggaggaggaggtggcggGCTGCTCACCCCCACTGGAAGCCCCCCTCCTTCAGCCGGAGGCTACACTACAGAATATAACCCTTTCTCCCACTCCTTCCAGACCTCTGTCTCCCAGGACCCGTCTCTTTTAGTGTCCAAGGCCCACGCTACGGCAGACTGCCTCACCAGTGTCTATACCTCGCTGGATATGACGCACCCTTACGGCTCCTGGTATAAAGCCGGTATCCATCCTGGCATTACTGCTGCCCCAGCTAATGCCACATCCTCCTGGTGGGATGTCCACCCCAACTCCAACTGGCTGTCAGCAACCCAGCCCCAGGCAGATGGAGGTCTCCAGGCCTCCCTGCAGCCTGTGGCGCCACAGGCTTCCCTTAGCCCACAGCTGCCCAGTTACAGCACCGATTTTACGCCTCTAAACCCAGCTCCTTACCCCTCTGTGGGACTGggctcctcctctcacctcctccAGCCCTCTCAGCACATGCTGCCCCAGGACATGTACAAGCCCAAGCCTGTGCCAAGTGCAGGGCTGATTGAGAGTCCCATGGGCCTAAAGCCTGCAAGGGGATCAGGGGGCTACAGCGGAGGGGGAGCACCCACCAGGTCTTCATGTGACTGCCCCAACTGCCAGGAGCTGGAGAGGCTGGGGGCCTCAGCCGCATCCCTGAGGAAGAAGCCAGTCCACAGCTGCCACATCCCAGGCTGTGGGAAGGTCTACGGCAAGGCCTCCCACCTCAAAGCCCACCTGCGCTGGCACACTGGCGAGAGGCCCTTTGTGTGCAACTGGCTGTTCTGCGGGAAGCGTTTCACCCGCTCGGACGAACTGGAGAGGCACGTGCGCACCCACACACGGGAGAAGAAGTTCACCTGTCTACTGTGCAACAAGCGTTTCACGCGCAGCGACCACCTCTCAAAGCACCAGAAGACCCACGCAGATTCTGCATTGCAAGGAAAAGCTGTAGCTGTGGAGGGAGACACAGATCCCCGGAGTGAAGAGACTGCAGAGCTCAACACCAGCGCTGTGCCCACCAATGCTGTCGCTGACCCAATCACCAACGGAGATGAGAAGACTGGCACACCTAATGGAGTGGAGAACAGCAGCGGACTGTTGGAGATCTGA